The Drosophila nasuta strain 15112-1781.00 chromosome 2R, ASM2355853v1, whole genome shotgun sequence genome segment TCACTTCTATATAATTGTTACTCGACTAAATCCTCCACACGCTCCTGATCTACAAGCGTAATCTCCAGCAGGTGTATCGTATGCCCTCCCATAAATTCCAATAAATCTACTCCCGATTGCTTCCCAATCTCGTCCATGTTTATACTCGACGCGTGCAGTTTCCACTTCTTGAGCAGTGCCTCAATGGACCAGTCAGCACTACGTTCCTGGTAGGTGAATATGAACTTGGCACCACGATTGCGCTCCAACAGAAACGCCACCGTCACAATGATGTCCTCAAAGACAGTGGGATCATAGAAGCAGTCGGCTGCAATGATGAGGTCCAATGGTGGCAAGCGAAACACACTGTTTAGTAAGAGGCCCCAACTCAAGCCAACCACATCAATGTCGACGCCTGGGTTCAACTGATTCGCGAGGCAGGATTTGCGGATGTGTGCCAAGGACTTGGGCAATATGCAATTATCACTGAGCACCACCTGGG includes the following:
- the LOC132786979 gene encoding histone-arginine methyltransferase METTL23, coding for MRFHMNGSSDDNEIVATTASAEHMRKFVFNSCNDDERDRDGVGNPETIVERLEIKIPEILQGAYSFYTWPSAPVLAHFLWERRQTLVCKRILELGAGTALPGILAAKCGAQVVLSDNCILPKSLAHIRKSCLANQLNPGVDIDVVGLSWGLLLNSVFRLPPLDLIIAADCFYDPTVFEDIIVTVAFLLERNRGAKFIFTYQERSADWSIEALLKKWKLHASSINMDEIGKQSGVDLLEFMGGHTIHLLEITLVDQERVEDLVE